From the genome of Symphalangus syndactylus isolate Jambi chromosome 7, NHGRI_mSymSyn1-v2.1_pri, whole genome shotgun sequence, one region includes:
- the PCDHB14 gene encoding protocadherin beta-14: protein MKGASPTELLEDALSRGFLLKTRASASKIRAELQFFHKRLPKGTMEIRGALDLRKRQVLIFLVLLGLSRAGTESAHYSVAEETEIGSFVANLARDLGLGVEELSSREARVVSDDNKKYLHLDLLTGDLLLNEKLDRDELCGSTEPCVLHFQVVLENPLQFFRVELRVKDINDHSPTFLDKEILIKISEGTTIGTTFLMESAQDLDVGSNSLQNYTISPNSHFYIKIPDSSDRKIYPELVLDRALDYEQEAELRLRVTAVDGGSPPKSGTTLVLIKVLDINDNAPEFPQSLYEVQVPEDRPLGSWIATISAKDLDAGNYGKISYTFFHASEDIRKTFEINPISGEVNLRSPLDFEVIQSYTINIQATDGGGLSGKCTLLVKVMDINDNPPEVTISSITKRIPENASETLVALFSILDQDSGDNGRMICSIQDNLPFFLKPTFKNFFTLVSEKALDRESQAEYNITITVTDLGTPRLKTEYNITVLVSDVNDNAPIFTQTSYTLLVRENNSPALHIGSISATDRDSGTNAQVTYSLLPPQDPHLPLASLVSINADNGHLFALRSLDYEALQEFEFLVGATDRGSPALSSEALVRVLVLDANDNSPFVLYPLQNGSAPCTELVPRGAEPGYLVTKVVAVDGDSGQNAWLSYQLLKATEPGLFGVWAHNGEVRTARLLSERDAAKHRLVVLVKDNGDPPRSATATLHVLLVGGFSQPYLPLPEAAPAQAQADSLTVYLVVALASVSSLFLFSVLLFVAVRLCRRSRAAPVGRCSVPEGPFPGHLVDVSGTGTLSQSYQYEVCLTGGSGTNEFKFLKPIIPNCQVHDTGKNMGEIENFRNSFGFNIQ, encoded by the coding sequence ATGAAAGGAGCTTCGCCTACAGAGCTGCTGGAGGATGCACTCTCCAGGGGGTTCCTATTAAAAACCAGAGCTTCAGCTTCCAAAATTAGGGCTGAGCTTCAATTTTTCCACAAGAGATTGCCTAAAGGAACCATGGAGATCAGAGGGGCACTCGATCTGCGAAAAAGGCAAGTTCTAATATTCCTTGTTTTGCTGGGATTGTCTCGGGCAGGTACTGAATCTGCACACTATTCTGTGGCAGAGGAAACAGAAATTGGCTCTTTTGTGGCTAATCTAGCGAGGGACCtagggctgggggtggaggagcTGTCTTCACGTGAAGCCCGGGTAGTGTCTGATGATAATAAAAAGTATTTGCACCTTGATTTGCTGACTGGGGATTTGCTCCTAAATGAGAAACTAGACCGAGATGAGCTGTGTGGCTCCACCGAGCCCTGTGTGCTGCATTTTCAGGTGGTTTTGGAAAACCCTTTACAGTTTTTTCGGGTTGAGCTGCGTGTCAAAGACATAAATGATCACTCCCCTACATTCCTAGACAAGgaaatacttattaaaatatcAGAAGGTACCACTATTGGAACTACATTTCTAATGGAGAGTGCTCAAGATTTGGATGTCGGAAGCAACAGTCTCCAAAACTACACAATTAGCCCCAATTCTCACTTCTACATTAAAATTCCAGACAGTAGTGACAGAAAGATATACCCAGAGCTGGTCCTAGATAGAGCTTTAGATTATGAACAGGAAGCTGAACTCAGATTAAGAGTCACAGCCGTGGATGGTGGATCCCCACCCAAGTCTGGGACAACTTTGGTTCTCATTAAGGTGTTGGACATCAATGATAATGCCCCTGAATTTCCTCAGAGTCTCTATGAGGTGCAAGTCCCCGAGGATAGACCCCTTGGCTCCTGGATTGCCACCATCTCAGCTAAGGATCTGGATGCAGGAAACTATGGAAAAATATCTTACACATTTTTCCATGCATCAGAAGATATTcgtaaaacatttgaaattaatcCAATATCTGGGGAAGTTAATTTGAGATCACCCCTGGATTTTGAAGTAATACAGTCCTACACTATAAATATTCAGGCAACAGATGGTGGAGGTCTTTCAGGAAAATGCACCCTTCTAGTTAAAGTTATGGATATAAACGACAACCCACCAGAAGTAACCATATCGTCGATTACAAAGAGAATTCCAGAGAATGCCTCAGAGACGCTAGTAGCTCTTTTTAGTATCCTAGACCAAGACTCTGGAGACAATGGGAGGATGATTTGCTCtattcaggataatctccctttttTCCTGAAACcgaccttcaagaactttttcacTCTAGTTTCTGAAAAAGCACTGGACAGAGAGAGCCAAGCCGAGTACAACATCACGATCACCGTCACAGACTTGGGGACACCCAGGCTGAAAACCGAGTACAACATAACCGTGCTGGTCTCTGACGTCAATGACAACGCCCCCATCTTCACCCAAACCTCCTACACCCTGTTGGTCCGCGAGAACAACAGCCCCGCCCTGCACATCGGCAGCATCAGCGCCACAGACAGAGACTCAGGCACCAACGCCCAGGTCACCTACTCGCTGCTGCCGCCCCAGGACCCGCACCTGCCCCTCGCCTCCCTGGTCTCCATCAACGCCGACAACGGCCACCTGTTCGCCCTCAGGTCGCTGGACTACGAGGCCCTGCAGGAGTTCGAGTTCCTTGTGGGCGCCACAGACCGCGGCTCCCCGGCGCTGAGCAGCGAGGCGCTGGTGCGCGTGCTGGTGCTGGACGCCAACGACAACTCGCCCTTCGTGCTGTACCCGCTGCAGAACGGCTCCGCGCCCTGCACCGAGCTGGTGCCCCGGGGGGCCGAGCCGGGCTACCTGGTGACCAAAGTGGTGGCGGTGGACGGCGACTCGGGCCAGAACGCCTGGCTGTCGTACCAGCTGCTCAAGGCCACGGAGCCCGGGCTGTTCGGTGTGTGGGCGCACAATGGCGAGGTGCGCACCGCCAGGCTGCTGAGCGAGCGCGACGCGGCCAAGCACAGGCTGGTGGTGCTGGTCAAGGACAATGGCGACCCTCCGCGCTCGGCCACCGCCACGCTGCACGTGCTCCTGGTGGGCGGCTTCTCTCAGCCCTACCTGCCGCTCCCGGAGGCGGCCCCCGCCCAGGCCCAGGCCGACTCGCTCACGGTCTACCTGGTGGTGGCGTTGGCCTCGGTGTCGTCGCTCTTCCTCTTCTCGGTGCTCCTGTTCGTGGCGGTGCGGCTGTGCAGGAGGAGCAGGGCGGCCCCGGTGGGTCGCTGCTCGGTGCCCGAGGGTCCCTTTCCAGGACATCTGGTGGACGTGAGCGGCACCGGGACCCTGTCCCAGAGCTACCAATACGAGGTGTGTCTGACGGGAGGTTCCGGGACAAATGAGTTCAAATTTCTGAAGCCGATTATCCCCAATTGTCAAGTTCATGACACTGGTAAGAATATGGGGGAAATCGAGAACTTTCGAAATAGCTTTGGATTTAACAttcaataa